A genomic segment from Ramlibacter agri encodes:
- a CDS encoding maleylacetate reductase, with the protein MNNFVYIGRPARVVFGAGTLQQLPSEVDQLGARKALVLSTPEQRASAEQVAALLGPRAAGIFDRAVMHVPIETAREAREVARKLGADCAVAIGGGSTTGLGKAIALESALPIIAIPTTYAGSEMTTIYGITEGGLKKTGRDDKVLPRTVIYDPELSAGLPVGLSITSGMNAIAHAAEGLYSVTTNPIIEIMAEQGIAALGRALPRIKAQASDMEARSDALYGAWLCGTVLASVDMALHHKLCHTLGGTWNLPHAETHTIVLPHALAYNAPAAPEAMRKIARALEGKSAARAVFDLAKDNGAPVALRDIGMKEADLDRACEIAMSNQYPNPRPLEKAAIRQLLQDAYEGRRPA; encoded by the coding sequence ATGAACAACTTCGTCTATATCGGCCGCCCGGCCCGCGTGGTCTTCGGCGCGGGGACCCTGCAGCAGCTGCCGTCCGAGGTCGACCAGCTGGGCGCGCGCAAGGCGCTCGTGCTCTCCACGCCCGAGCAACGTGCCTCGGCCGAACAGGTCGCGGCGCTGCTGGGGCCGCGGGCCGCCGGCATCTTCGACCGCGCGGTGATGCACGTGCCGATCGAGACGGCGCGCGAGGCGCGTGAGGTCGCGAGGAAACTGGGCGCCGATTGCGCGGTGGCCATCGGCGGCGGCTCCACCACGGGCCTGGGCAAGGCGATCGCGCTGGAATCCGCGCTGCCCATCATCGCCATCCCGACCACCTACGCCGGCTCGGAGATGACCACCATCTACGGCATCACCGAAGGCGGGCTGAAGAAGACCGGCCGCGACGACAAGGTGCTGCCGCGCACGGTGATCTACGACCCCGAGCTCTCCGCCGGCCTGCCGGTGGGCTTGAGCATCACCAGTGGCATGAACGCCATCGCGCACGCGGCCGAAGGCCTGTACTCGGTGACGACCAATCCGATCATCGAGATCATGGCGGAGCAGGGCATCGCGGCGCTGGGCCGCGCGTTGCCGCGCATCAAGGCGCAGGCAAGCGACATGGAAGCGCGCAGCGACGCGCTCTATGGCGCGTGGCTTTGCGGCACCGTGCTGGCTTCGGTGGACATGGCGTTGCACCACAAGCTGTGCCACACGCTGGGCGGCACCTGGAACCTGCCGCACGCGGAGACGCACACCATCGTGCTGCCGCACGCGCTGGCCTACAACGCGCCGGCCGCGCCGGAAGCGATGCGCAAGATCGCGCGGGCGCTGGAAGGCAAGAGCGCGGCGCGGGCCGTGTTCGATCTCGCCAAGGACAACGGCGCGCCGGTGGCCTTGCGTGACATCGGCATGAAGGAAGCGGACCTGGACCGCGCCTGCGAGATTGCGATGAGCAACCAGTACCCGAATCCGCGGCCGCTGGAGAAGGCCGCGATCCGCCAACTGCTGCAGGATGCGTACGAGGGCCGCCGGCCCGCCTGA